GGTCACCAGATCCGCGCGCGCCGGGTCGGCGAGCCCGCACCCAGCACCGAGGGCGACACGCCGGAAGCAGCGGCGACGCCGGCCTAAGCCCCGCGGCCTAGCGGAGCAGGAACGCGAGCTCCATCTCCCACTTGTCGATGGGCACCTCCACAGGGTTGGAGTGGTAGAACTCGAGCCGGCAGCGCCAGACGTCGCCGGCTGGTGAGTCGTGTCGGTCGAACTCGAGGTCGCGACCGTGTGCCCAGCCGAGGAAGTCGCCGGTCACCTGGAGCAGGTCGTCGGGGTGGCCGACGTGGGTGACGGTCGCGTAGCGGCCCGCCGGCAGGACGCCCGCGAAGATCTCGCCGCTGCCCTCGACGGGCGCTCTGACCGGGACGCCGGCCTCGATCTCCAGCTCGCGCTCCATGTCGATCACGTTGTATTTGAGGAACGGTGCGCCGGCCGGTTGGATGCCGCGTTGGCCCAGCCAGACGAACAGGTCGGGGATGCGATCGGCGATGTCGGCGATGGAGGCCATCGTGACCGTGCGTTTGATGCCGACATAGTCCTGCGTCGGGCGGTCGGTGACAGTGGGCTCGATGGTCACGGCCGGTTCCTCCTTCGTGGCTGGATGCGACCGGACCATTATGTGTGGGGGCTCCGACAGAAAATCGGCCCGCGCGCTCAGGCCTTGCCGGCGTGTGGGGTGAACTGGTCGACGTAGGCGTGCAACTCCATCTCGAAGAGCGCACCCGGGTCGGAAACGGCCCAGCGCAGGTGGTGGAAGACCTCCATGGAGACCAGGCCGTAAAGCCGTGACCAGCCACTGAGGAACGCCCACGCCACCTCGATCGGCACCTCTTCGCCGTGGCTGGCGCGCAACGGCTCCAGGTGGGCGGCGAGGCGCTCCTCCATCAGCGACCGCGGCGGGGTGGGGTAGGGATCGCGCAGCCAGAGGACGTTGATCGTCTCCATGAACGGGCGGCCGAACTCGACGCCAGGGTGATGCTCGTCGTCGCAGTTTTCCTGGAACGCGACGATGCCGGGCAGCGGATTGCCGAGGATCAGCGCGAACTCGGCCGGGTGTGCCACCGACCAGTCGCGGAACGCGCGCGCCATCGCCTTGAGCTGCTCGAGCGGGTCGTCGCCGGCGTCGGCCTTGGCGGCACCGACGACGGCGGACAGCTCGATGTAGAGATCGCCGGCCAGGGCCTCGATCAGCGCGTCGAGACTGTCGAAATAGCGGTAGATCGCGGGGGCTGTCATGCCCATCTCGCGGGCGATGGCGCGCAGCGAGATCGCGTCGGGACCGCCGGTGACCAGCAGCCGGCGCGCCTCTTCCTTGATCTCGGAGAGGGTTGACGTGCGCAACCGTTCACGGCGTGTCGGCGCGCTCAACCGCGAACCCCCTTGACTCACGAGAACAGCGTTGCCATAGTTAACGCCGTTCATCTTCCTAACGCTGTTCGTAGTTTTGCACAGATCTCTGGGGGGATCCATGTTCGCCTGGTGGGGGCGCGCAGTGGTCCGGTTCCGTTGGCTGGTGCTGACGGCCGCGGCGGTGCTGGTCGTGGTGGGCGCGGCGTGGGGCACGGGGGTGTTCGGTGCGCTGACCGGCGGCGGGTTCGAAGACCCGAAGGCCGAGTCGACCCAGTTCCGCGAACGCACGATCGCCGAACTCGGCAACCAGGACGTCGACGTGCTGGTGCTCTATTCGAACCCGACGGCGGTGGTCGACGACCCCGCGTTCCGTGATCCGGTGACCGCGACCCTGGCCAAGGTCCGCGCCCTGCCCGAGGTGGCGAGCGTGGTCAGCTTCTACGACGCGCAGGCGACGGCGCTGGTCTCCAACGACCGGCACGCGACCTACGCGATGGTGCAGCTCAAGGCGCTCGACCCGGATGCCAAGAGCTCTGCCTACGAAGCGATCGAGCCGACGTTGACCGCTCCCGGCATCACGACGCGGACCGGCGGCACGATCCCGTTCCTGCACGAGGCCAACACGCAGACCAGTGCCGATCTGGCACGGGCCGAGACGTTCTCGTTGCCGGTCCTGCTCGTCCTGCTGGTGCTGATCTTCGGTGGCCTGGCGGCGGCCGCCACTCCGTTGATGATCGGCGGGATCGCGATCCTCGGCTCGCTGGTGGTCGTCCGGCTGCTCAACATGGTCACCGACGTGTCCGTCTTCGCGGTCAACATCATCACGTTGATCGGGCTAGGCATGGCGGTCGACTACGCGCTGTTCATCGTCAGCCGGTTCCGCGAGGAGTTGGCCGGTGGACACGCACCTCCTGCGGCGATCGCCCGCACGATGGCCACCGCGGGTCGCACGGTCCTGGTCTCGGGCCTGACGATCGCGCTGGCGCTGGCCAGCCTGTTGATCTTCCCGCAGACGTTCCTGCGGTCGATGGGCTTCGGTGGCCTCGCCGCCGTGCTCGTCGCGATGCTGGCTGCCCTGACGGCTCTGCCGGCCCTGCTGGCGGTGCTCGGTCACCGGATCAACGCGCTGCGCATCCCATTGCCCTGGCGGCGGGGCCGGGAGCGCACCACCGGCGACGGCGCTTGGGCGCGGATCGCCAGGAGCGTGATGCGACGACCCATCGTGTACGCCGCCGGCGTCATCGTCATCCTCGCTGTCCTGGCGTCGCCGGTGCTGCGGATCGGGTTCGGTGGGTTCGACGAGCGGGTGCTGCCGCCCGGCGCCGAGCCGCGGGCGGTGTCCGACGCGATCAGCGCCGACTTCCCGGGCGGCACGATCGGGCCGGTCGAGGTGCTCGTGTCCGGCGGCGGCCAGGCTGGGGCGCAGCAGTTCGCGTCGACCATCGGCAGCCTGCCCGACGTGACCGGCGTTCAGGTCACCGCAGCGCGGGGCGAGACGTCATTGCTCACTGTCACCTACCACGGCGAGTCGACCGGCGACGCGGCGCAACAGGTGGTCCGGGCGATCCGCGATCTGCCGGCGCCGGCCGGGTCCGACGTGCTGGTCGGCGGGCGCACGGCGGCCGACCTCGACCTGATCGACAGCCTGATCTCACACCTGCCGTGGATGGCCCTGATCATGGCCGCGGCGACGCTGATCCTGCTGTTCTTGGCGTTCGGCTCGATCGTGCTGCCGATCAAGGCGGTGCTGATGAACCTGGTCTCGATCGGGGCCTCCTTCGGCGTGGTGGTCTGGGTCTTCCAGGACGGGCACTTCGCCGACTTCCTCGGGTTCACGCCGACCGGCTTCATCGAGCCGAGCAATCCGATCCTGATGCTGGCCGTCCTGTTCGGACTCGCGACCGACTACGAGGTGTTCCTGCTGTCCCGAGTCCGCGAAGAGTGGGACCGCACCGGCGACAACACCGCATCGGTGGCCACGGGTCTGCAACACACGGGGCGGATCATCACGGCGGCCGCGTTGCTGTTGATCGTGGTTGTGGCCGGGTTCGCCAGTGGGGGGATCGCTTTCATCAAGCTGATCGGCGTCGGCATGATCGTGGCCATCATCGTCGACGCCACGCTGGTGCGACTGCTGCTGGTGCCCGCGACGATGCGACTCCTCGGGCGCTGGAACTGGTGGGCACCGGGTCCGCTGGGCGCGGTCTACCGGCGGTTCGGGATCCGCGAACTCGAGCCAGGCCCGGACACCGCCGTGAAGGAGGATGCGCTGGCCGGCCGTGGCCGATCGGGCTGAGCGCCGTCTTCGGGGGTTCAAGTAGGCCAGCGGCGGCGCGTGCCGGGCTCAGGTGGTCTGGAGGAGGGCGGCACGGCGAGGGGTCATGGCCTCGTTCAGCGCCAGGGTTCCGGAATAGCCGGCCAGGACGATGACGTGGAACAGGTAGAGCCACAGCAACACCGCGACCACGGCGCCTACGGGGTCGAAGCCGCCGAAGGGGATCCCCAGGTCGAGGGGGAAGGAGGCGAACAGGACGAAGCCGTGCAGGAAGCCGGAGAGGTTGGCTGCCGTGAACGAGCCGACCAGGGCAGTTGGCCGCCAATCGGGACGGCCGGGGCCGACGACGCGGTAGACCCAGATCAGCACCGGAGTCAGTACCAGCCAGACGGCCAGGAACGAGAGAACCACGCCCAGCACGAGGGCCCAGCCACCGCGACGGACCAGCCCGGTGGTGTAGGGGAGGGCGGCGATCGTGGCCAGGACGAGTGCCGGTGCCGGCGCCAGCAGGGGAAGCAGGAGCAGGCGGCCGCGCCAGCCGATCAGGCGTTCGGCTCCCGGCTGCGCCACGGAGACGAAGGCCCGGCGCAGGCCCTCGCCGTAGAAGGACGCAGGCAACAGCGACG
This genomic interval from Asanoa ferruginea contains the following:
- a CDS encoding GyrI-like domain-containing protein; protein product: MTIEPTVTDRPTQDYVGIKRTVTMASIADIADRIPDLFVWLGQRGIQPAGAPFLKYNVIDMERELEIEAGVPVRAPVEGSGEIFAGVLPAGRYATVTHVGHPDDLLQVTGDFLGWAHGRDLEFDRHDSPAGDVWRCRLEFYHSNPVEVPIDKWEMELAFLLR
- a CDS encoding TetR/AcrR family transcriptional regulator; the encoded protein is MSAPTRRERLRTSTLSEIKEEARRLLVTGGPDAISLRAIAREMGMTAPAIYRYFDSLDALIEALAGDLYIELSAVVGAAKADAGDDPLEQLKAMARAFRDWSVAHPAEFALILGNPLPGIVAFQENCDDEHHPGVEFGRPFMETINVLWLRDPYPTPPRSLMEERLAAHLEPLRASHGEEVPIEVAWAFLSGWSRLYGLVSMEVFHHLRWAVSDPGALFEMELHAYVDQFTPHAGKA
- a CDS encoding MMPL family transporter, which translates into the protein MVRFRWLVLTAAAVLVVVGAAWGTGVFGALTGGGFEDPKAESTQFRERTIAELGNQDVDVLVLYSNPTAVVDDPAFRDPVTATLAKVRALPEVASVVSFYDAQATALVSNDRHATYAMVQLKALDPDAKSSAYEAIEPTLTAPGITTRTGGTIPFLHEANTQTSADLARAETFSLPVLLVLLVLIFGGLAAAATPLMIGGIAILGSLVVVRLLNMVTDVSVFAVNIITLIGLGMAVDYALFIVSRFREELAGGHAPPAAIARTMATAGRTVLVSGLTIALALASLLIFPQTFLRSMGFGGLAAVLVAMLAALTALPALLAVLGHRINALRIPLPWRRGRERTTGDGAWARIARSVMRRPIVYAAGVIVILAVLASPVLRIGFGGFDERVLPPGAEPRAVSDAISADFPGGTIGPVEVLVSGGGQAGAQQFASTIGSLPDVTGVQVTAARGETSLLTVTYHGESTGDAAQQVVRAIRDLPAPAGSDVLVGGRTAADLDLIDSLISHLPWMALIMAAATLILLFLAFGSIVLPIKAVLMNLVSIGASFGVVVWVFQDGHFADFLGFTPTGFIEPSNPILMLAVLFGLATDYEVFLLSRVREEWDRTGDNTASVATGLQHTGRIITAAALLLIVVVAGFASGGIAFIKLIGVGMIVAIIVDATLVRLLLVPATMRLLGRWNWWAPGPLGAVYRRFGIRELEPGPDTAVKEDALAGRGRSG
- a CDS encoding YhjD/YihY/BrkB family envelope integrity protein, which codes for MVEGLRRVARSAFAPMRGRDLSLHAAAITFYGAIAIVPVSLLALWLTALLVGADRVRRLTSYATDTLPSSIGADRAAAALVEAGVSLTPWLALASLLPASFYGEGLRRAFVSVAQPGAERLIGWRGRLLLLPLLAPAPALVLATIAALPYTTGLVRRGGWALVLGVVLSFLAVWLVLTPVLIWVYRVVGPGRPDWRPTALVGSFTAANLSGFLHGFVLFASFPLDLGIPFGGFDPVGAVVAVLLWLYLFHVIVLAGYSGTLALNEAMTPRRAALLQTT